The nucleotide window aacaaagtattGCACTGGTTTGGTGTGAGTCTATAGATGGGCGGTCATCatataaataacaacaacaagaacCAAACAGTAATACCATAATAATAACGCTAATAAAAACAGTTCAGACTAAggtctctctcccccctcccctctgctgTTTTACCACTGCTGCCAACTGAAGTCGTCGTTGGACCCGAAGACGAGGAAGAAGCCCAGGATGGTCCCGAAGATCACTACGTTACCCGTTAGCACGAGCGCACAAGCCCCCCAGGCAATCTGTAAGCAAACACATGAAtaattcattcactcattaatAATATTTAGGACAAAATCTAGTGCTGTTTACAGAATCATGTCTACATGCTGCTCTACACAGGACAGGACGTTAGCAGCAGCCAGCAGGGATGAACTCATCACTAACTTATCATAAGCTGCTAATTACTCGActgttttttgttatatttttgtataaattaccAAATTTGCTTGCTTtgttacaaacaaacacacagtcttcACTAATCTGCTGCTGGATTTTACATCAAGAACTAAACCTGTTGCAGGGGCAGCATtaaaaggtgctgtatgtaggtttttgctatcgctacatagctaacattagcattagcagctgtttactcatGAGGAGtgtcagccattgttgtgttcacaggacaagaggttagaatacgtcctcttcatcttctcatgCTGCAGTGCACTCATTATGGCACATTTCTGATTAAACTGACTGCCACACTGCACATTCGTCGTTATATCTTCAGTTGTTTACTGTTAgtttaataaatatttacatttactgtcaTCTCTCGTGTCTTTCCCGTATTTATTACGATCATTAGTGATTGTTGCTGTTTTAATTTCTGCTTTTTACCAGTTAAGTGACTGGGAGCTTGGCTACGGTTCAGATATGGGACTGtcatcttttacattttcataccTAACTTCACAGGTTGAGCCAACAACTGATAACAACACTGTTGATTAAGATGTGacgttttttattttaaaaccttttttgcTTGCTAACGCTAACTTACAACTTCAGCTCTTGCGAAGACGATGGGCAGGCCGAAGGCTGAGATGACGATGCCCGTCGTGAGGAAGATGGCCAGCTCTTTGCAGGCGTTGCTGGCCGAGTCTGTGTCGTCGACCACCCTCCGCGAGATGCAGTAAGGGATGGGGGAGAGGATgtagaagaagaggaggaacaaagGCCAGTATttactgcagagagaaagaaagagagaagacgtGCTGCGGTGATGAAAGATTATTTGCACCAAGTACAACAAAATATACTCAACTAAAAcctaaatgtataaaaaaatatGACTTAAAATAACCTATACTCTCTGTAATAACCAATAAATAACCTTGTATTGGCTGTGAACAACCAGTTTATCTACGATGAGCTGAAACAGTCAGATTCTACTAATAATCGCTTCACTAACAGCCTTCCTCTGATCTGTTGCTCAGCATCCTGATAATGGCTGAGAGGAAAATGAGATTAGATTACAAGAGTCAAGCTTTTCTCCCTTCGACACATAGGGCCTGAGAAACCTTGTCACAGCTGTTTTGAATAGGAAAATCTGATGTGGTGTGCTTTAACGTCCTGTTTTATTGATCTAGACCTGTGATCCTGTGGGGCTGTGATCTAGTACTGGTCCACAGTGTCGGCTATCGAGATATAATTTGGCAGTTTTTGCTGAGGATCAAACTTGAGTGTCCACCCTGCTGTCTATCAGCAACGAAAACCTTGCTGTCCCTCCCAACAGCACATTTCCAGTAAGTGTCTCTCTGCAGTGAAagccacaaaaaaagaaacatgactCCATGACAGATTAGTGGTGATCACGCCCAAATTTCTCAGGGAGTGGTGTGTTTCATATGTGCTCTCCCCCTCCTGTATTTTATggatttatttctattttaatacAACTTATCTTTACCTACATCCATTGTTTTACTTCACTGTGATGTTTTGAGCTTCACTGCACAGAATAATGAATATGCAGAGTTTGTTTTCCTTAATCCTGCAGATCACACACTGTGGACTAGGATAGGAGACGTCTTGTGTCCGATGTGTTTCTACATTTATAAATTTTGGATTTTAAATGAAGGAGAACAATGTAGGAAACCAACACCAGGCGTAAAATGTTGTTCCTCCGCTTGAGAGGATCTTTAAAAGAAGCAGTCGCTCTTGTATTTAAAGCTGTAAACCTGTGATGGGATCACTCAAGGTGCATCAGTGCCAAGTGTGAACAGTG belongs to Lates calcarifer isolate ASB-BC8 linkage group LG8, TLL_Latcal_v3, whole genome shotgun sequence and includes:
- the leprotl1 gene encoding leptin receptor overlapping transcript-like 1; translated protein: MAGIKALISLSFGGAIGLMFLMLGCALPVYDKYWPLFLLFFYILSPIPYCISRRVVDDTDSASNACKELAIFLTTGIVISAFGLPIVFARAEVIAWGACALVLTGNVVIFGTILGFFLVFGSNDDFSWQQW